In Desulfovibrio oxyclinae DSM 11498, a single window of DNA contains:
- a CDS encoding TerB N-terminal domain-containing protein: MGNAIVAVLVIWLIVHFIKKASFKKKAKQELENLANSIEVRVTYSHDDYDDYDDYSFKATQSDEECWIPPGQSVEIHGHAIKGGMLYVGTGLGALSGYGADPALINPDLSRSSDKSCTDNHGMSYWPSYSRISPEARAAYIDWLVKGRRVEGAYIGYVFLFFYGLERRVLHGKMAQDELHHIRDELSDLLTIYGDNRSFRQYCENFLGLVSVLIGEDTHKSEINPNKIARGVYPPSFKIELGRNVAEGKPIPWDLALEWVLRDPETRLRVPAKRCPHEFAFLFKTLYREKYGEGMIVPPNKKKVRLEYHPASSSLRGFSSTVDIPDPSELKRPLGNLWKLVDQSMSELDSYSRLMGKDPEAAKGISGISLLPSSIAMKRKSTELDVLRQLCSSALANGDVGTALVSDLIDMWPTKTPGKFTKAEVSQLANILGSLGTGMEPDPRYGGRTPAAGDEIVLFKLPDGKDDAPGTGYHQAIALVHLTGLVAAADGDVSPEERSTLNSHLASSLGLNLSESLRLSAFFEWIIARPPSMAGMKAKLSGLSAAQREKVADFLISVAGADGIIHPKEIKILEKIYKTMGMEPSDVQTHIHRFLANGDSQPVTVKDADTGKTGYSIPSAPDATPEADVKLDADRLRLKREQTKEVAELLEEVFAEDVAEPEPEAEEAPDFYGLDAPYKNILVALGEQDAWDKDSFNTLAEKFGLMPSGVLESLNDAALDNFDDEVLFEEENIEVNREVLEEMLA, translated from the coding sequence ATGGGAAACGCCATCGTTGCAGTCTTGGTTATCTGGCTCATTGTTCATTTCATCAAAAAAGCCTCCTTCAAAAAGAAGGCCAAGCAAGAACTCGAAAATTTGGCCAACAGCATCGAGGTCCGGGTCACCTATTCCCATGACGATTACGACGACTATGATGATTACAGTTTCAAAGCGACACAGTCCGATGAGGAGTGCTGGATTCCTCCGGGCCAGTCTGTCGAGATACACGGGCACGCCATCAAAGGAGGGATGCTTTACGTTGGTACCGGGCTTGGCGCACTGAGCGGGTACGGTGCCGACCCGGCCCTCATCAACCCCGATCTTTCCAGAAGCTCCGACAAGTCGTGCACGGATAATCATGGGATGTCCTACTGGCCTTCATACAGCCGGATCTCACCCGAAGCCAGGGCCGCTTATATCGACTGGCTTGTCAAGGGGCGGCGGGTCGAAGGTGCTTATATAGGATATGTCTTCCTATTTTTTTACGGACTGGAAAGACGTGTATTGCATGGCAAGATGGCGCAGGACGAATTGCACCACATACGTGACGAGCTAAGTGACCTCCTGACCATCTACGGCGACAACCGCTCATTCAGGCAATACTGTGAGAACTTCTTAGGTCTTGTCAGTGTCCTGATCGGTGAAGACACCCACAAATCGGAAATCAACCCCAACAAAATTGCCAGAGGAGTATATCCGCCAAGCTTCAAAATAGAACTTGGCAGAAACGTTGCCGAAGGAAAACCGATACCTTGGGACTTGGCCCTGGAATGGGTACTCAGAGACCCGGAAACCAGATTGCGGGTACCGGCAAAGCGTTGCCCGCATGAATTCGCATTCCTTTTCAAGACTCTCTATCGGGAAAAATATGGGGAAGGCATGATTGTCCCCCCAAACAAGAAAAAGGTCAGGCTCGAATATCATCCCGCAAGCTCATCACTTCGAGGGTTCAGTTCGACTGTTGACATTCCGGACCCAAGCGAGCTTAAACGCCCTCTGGGGAATCTGTGGAAGCTTGTGGATCAAAGCATGTCTGAACTGGACTCCTATAGCCGCCTCATGGGCAAAGATCCGGAAGCGGCAAAAGGAATTTCCGGCATTTCTCTTCTGCCAAGCTCCATTGCCATGAAACGCAAGTCTACTGAGTTGGACGTTTTGCGCCAACTATGCAGCAGTGCACTGGCGAATGGGGATGTGGGAACCGCCCTGGTAAGCGACTTGATTGATATGTGGCCGACAAAGACACCCGGAAAATTCACCAAGGCAGAAGTGAGCCAACTCGCGAACATTCTTGGTAGTCTTGGAACGGGAATGGAGCCAGACCCTCGCTATGGTGGACGGACTCCCGCAGCCGGCGACGAAATCGTCCTCTTCAAGTTACCTGACGGTAAGGACGACGCTCCCGGCACAGGCTACCACCAAGCTATCGCCCTTGTTCACTTGACAGGGTTGGTAGCAGCCGCAGATGGCGACGTATCGCCAGAAGAACGTTCAACCCTTAATTCTCACCTAGCCTCTTCTTTAGGCTTGAACCTGTCAGAATCGTTGCGCCTATCAGCTTTTTTCGAATGGATAATTGCCCGTCCGCCGAGCATGGCCGGTATGAAGGCAAAGCTGTCAGGGCTCAGTGCCGCACAGCGTGAAAAGGTTGCCGATTTCCTGATCAGTGTGGCTGGAGCGGATGGAATCATTCATCCCAAGGAAATAAAAATACTGGAAAAAATATACAAAACCATGGGTATGGAACCGAGTGACGTCCAGACCCACATTCATCGTTTCCTCGCCAACGGCGACAGCCAGCCTGTCACCGTAAAAGATGCGGACACCGGCAAGACCGGCTACTCCATCCCGTCTGCCCCGGACGCAACTCCCGAAGCCGATGTCAAACTTGATGCCGACCGTCTGCGTCTCAAACGCGAACAGACGAAGGAGGTTGCCGAACTCCTAGAAGAGGTCTTCGCGGAGGATGTCGCGGAGCCGGAGCCCGAAGCGGAAGAAGCCCCGGATTTTTATGGGCTTGACGCTCCGTACAAAAACATCCTTGTCGCACTCGGCGAACAGGATGCCTGGGACAAGGACAGTTTCAACACTTTGGCTGAAAAATTCGGCTTGATGCCGTCTGGCGTCTTGGAATCACTGAATGATGCTGCGCTTGATAATTTCGATGATGAAGTGCTGTTTGAAGAAGAAAACATAGAAGTCAACCGAGAGGTCCTTGAGGAGATGTTGGCATGA
- a CDS encoding DEAD/DEAH box helicase yields MTSLTESDKERILAILNSWHKIEFFIPFDLDRSVIQDTHQYKKANWLHEDALLQGENIFNFPNCSDGKVPRYSLFLGVFDKNELAPICDKALELDSPSNDIYENTERGDLEGPTCFARIKLNDFGEPLYDEISISTLPWALGTIQRSGLEGLNANDFALAQGRLVEKLQNLANQREITDIPLPLTAQDVFDLCDLLYDWAQFTPENIIAPAVIQWQESYEKTDETDEEDTEDDGQDGDDQNEPEVDILNSFFIQDIERAMRQVQAARISRSLYEYLTPHSPSKRVDLYSEEGPGVLQQKLHPGKFNQGHWPDTPEHLMSLMQQFAINMAFEANEKTGIFSVNGPPGTGKTTLLRDLIAENIVRRAKVLASCRTASSAFDGRKQLPLENGIWARTLRPELTGFEMVVASSNNAAVNNISKELPKTKSLGECWREQTYIQPTAQKIATKNKDNKFTPLPPDESQWGLIACALGNYINRKKFNEGFAFYPDKNNKAPAHKLGLFNIYDWIKKYSGPTFDEARDTFLSKQKIVDDEFEIRTAFADLVEELTGQTEETYIGAALQDVERYKEELTRIKKDISESNEQVAEIQRAIHLAENDRLVLDRQRPGWFSRLFRLPSTRNYLSAARVLESRQKSLEANITAVKSRLDSLQDQKTWANDQYQKASGRLAKLRQEWISKQERLVEFKKRFSDIAIPRTPEILETDEYQLRGLWNDRRLSTLRTELLCAALSLHEAWLADVGKSKINGGTAGFAGNIMAISSYLKGHTRLEAQDALTIWQSLFMIVPVVSTTFASFAKQFKDVGPNSLGWLFIDEAGQAVPQAAVGALWRAQNAVVVGDPLQIEPVFTVPANLIRSIASLSSHTSEGDYAPDSVSAQNLADACNQYGTYASSSEGESKTWIGSPLRVHRRCIEPMFSVSNNIAYEGKMIYGLPHKSVPDIPPVPVESSWVHIPGETSRQQVVPGQIEFVVKLIITSFVQYGELPAIYVISPFKAIKKQLQKKMKGDWAIYGATTKPSKRTVNDWCKDRIGTVHTFQGKEEDCVIMILGADSHSKIGAAQWVASKPNLLNVAITRAKKRCFIVGDKNLWAQMRYFPTALRHFNLSTPEGVLERLIQKDSS; encoded by the coding sequence ATGACATCACTCACCGAGTCGGACAAGGAACGAATTCTCGCCATTCTCAATTCGTGGCACAAAATAGAGTTTTTCATTCCATTCGATCTTGACCGCAGCGTCATTCAAGATACCCATCAGTATAAAAAAGCGAACTGGCTGCATGAGGATGCTCTTCTTCAAGGGGAGAACATCTTCAACTTCCCAAACTGTTCCGACGGCAAGGTTCCCAGATATTCATTATTCCTTGGTGTGTTTGACAAAAACGAGCTTGCCCCAATTTGCGACAAGGCACTCGAATTGGATTCCCCTTCTAACGACATATACGAAAACACGGAACGCGGAGACCTGGAAGGGCCCACCTGTTTCGCCAGAATCAAGCTCAATGATTTCGGTGAACCCCTTTATGACGAGATATCAATCTCAACGCTGCCCTGGGCATTGGGAACGATTCAGCGCTCCGGGCTTGAAGGATTGAACGCAAATGATTTTGCCTTGGCTCAAGGGCGGTTAGTCGAAAAATTACAGAATCTGGCCAATCAACGGGAAATCACGGACATCCCACTTCCGCTTACGGCCCAAGACGTTTTCGACCTGTGCGACCTGCTCTACGATTGGGCGCAATTCACTCCCGAGAACATCATTGCTCCCGCAGTCATCCAGTGGCAGGAGTCATATGAAAAAACCGATGAGACCGATGAAGAAGACACCGAGGACGACGGTCAGGATGGCGATGACCAGAACGAACCGGAGGTCGATATCCTCAACAGTTTTTTCATCCAGGATATCGAACGAGCAATGCGGCAGGTCCAAGCGGCCAGGATATCCCGTTCGCTGTATGAATACCTCACGCCGCACAGCCCTTCTAAACGGGTCGACCTCTACTCCGAAGAAGGCCCGGGGGTGCTCCAACAGAAACTGCACCCCGGGAAGTTCAATCAAGGGCATTGGCCCGACACCCCCGAACACCTGATGAGCCTCATGCAGCAATTTGCCATCAACATGGCATTCGAGGCCAACGAAAAAACCGGCATATTCTCGGTCAATGGTCCTCCTGGGACAGGCAAAACGACCTTATTGCGCGATTTAATAGCCGAAAACATAGTGCGAAGGGCGAAGGTCCTGGCGTCCTGCCGGACTGCATCATCAGCTTTCGACGGCAGGAAACAATTGCCCTTGGAGAATGGAATATGGGCCCGCACTCTCAGGCCTGAGCTTACAGGCTTCGAAATGGTCGTCGCGTCGTCAAACAATGCAGCCGTCAACAACATCTCCAAGGAACTCCCGAAAACAAAGTCTCTGGGAGAATGCTGGCGTGAGCAAACTTATATCCAGCCTACGGCACAAAAAATAGCGACCAAAAACAAGGATAATAAGTTCACCCCCCTTCCCCCCGACGAATCACAATGGGGACTCATCGCCTGCGCCCTAGGCAACTATATTAACAGAAAAAAATTCAACGAAGGCTTTGCGTTTTATCCTGATAAAAACAACAAAGCCCCAGCACACAAGTTGGGCCTGTTCAACATCTACGACTGGATTAAAAAATACAGCGGACCAACCTTTGATGAGGCTCGGGACACCTTTCTCTCCAAACAGAAGATTGTTGATGACGAGTTTGAGATACGAACCGCGTTCGCTGACCTCGTAGAAGAACTAACCGGCCAGACAGAAGAGACATATATCGGTGCAGCACTCCAAGATGTTGAAAGATATAAGGAAGAGCTAACCAGAATTAAAAAGGATATCTCTGAATCAAATGAACAAGTAGCTGAGATCCAGCGTGCGATCCATCTGGCCGAAAACGATCGGCTTGTGCTTGACCGACAGAGACCAGGCTGGTTCAGCCGACTCTTCCGACTCCCGTCAACTAGAAACTACCTGTCAGCCGCACGTGTCCTTGAATCGAGACAAAAGAGCCTGGAAGCGAATATTACGGCGGTAAAAAGCAGATTGGACTCTCTCCAAGATCAGAAAACTTGGGCAAACGATCAATATCAGAAAGCCTCAGGGCGTTTGGCAAAGCTACGTCAGGAATGGATATCGAAGCAGGAAAGACTCGTAGAATTCAAAAAAAGATTTAGCGACATTGCCATCCCTCGGACTCCTGAAATACTTGAAACTGACGAATATCAACTACGAGGTCTCTGGAACGACAGAAGGCTCTCGACACTCCGTACCGAACTCCTTTGCGCGGCCTTGTCATTGCACGAAGCCTGGCTTGCCGATGTCGGCAAAAGCAAAATCAACGGGGGCACCGCCGGATTTGCTGGCAACATCATGGCAATCAGCAGCTACCTTAAAGGGCATACCCGTCTGGAGGCACAGGATGCGCTTACGATCTGGCAAAGTCTTTTCATGATCGTGCCAGTTGTCTCGACGACGTTCGCATCCTTTGCCAAGCAATTCAAAGACGTCGGCCCCAACTCTCTTGGCTGGCTGTTCATCGACGAAGCCGGGCAAGCCGTTCCGCAGGCGGCAGTCGGCGCATTGTGGCGAGCTCAAAACGCTGTTGTGGTTGGTGACCCGCTCCAGATCGAGCCGGTCTTCACTGTTCCCGCCAACCTGATTCGATCCATCGCATCACTTTCTTCGCATACGAGTGAAGGGGACTATGCTCCGGATTCGGTTTCGGCTCAGAATCTGGCCGATGCCTGCAACCAATATGGCACGTACGCATCGTCTTCTGAGGGGGAAAGCAAAACATGGATAGGTAGCCCGCTGAGAGTGCATAGGCGCTGCATCGAGCCCATGTTCTCCGTCTCCAACAACATCGCATATGAAGGCAAGATGATTTATGGGCTTCCCCACAAATCCGTCCCCGACATACCACCTGTACCCGTGGAAAGCTCTTGGGTGCACATCCCTGGGGAAACCAGCAGACAACAGGTTGTCCCCGGCCAGATCGAATTCGTTGTCAAACTCATAATTACCTCGTTTGTTCAATACGGGGAACTCCCTGCCATCTATGTTATTTCTCCTTTCAAAGCCATTAAGAAGCAGCTTCAGAAAAAAATGAAAGGCGATTGGGCCATATACGGCGCAACAACCAAGCCATCAAAACGCACAGTTAACGACTGGTGCAAAGACCGCATAGGAACGGTTCATACGTTCCAGGGCAAGGAAGAAGATTGCGTCATCATGATCCTCGGCGCAGACAGCCACTCCAAAATCGGGGCCGCTCAATGGGTCGCGTCCAAGCCCAACCTGCTAAACGTGGCCATCACCCGTGCCAAGAAGCGTTGTTTCATCGTCGGAGACAAAAATCTGTGGGCGCAAATGCGATATTTCCCTACAGCCCTGAGGCACTTCAATTTGTCTACACCAGAAGGTGTCTTAGAAAGACTTATTCAAAAAGACTCATCCTAA